A region of the Larus michahellis chromosome 4, bLarMic1.1, whole genome shotgun sequence genome:
CAGCAAATGGATTATGGCGCTGCTGGGTTTTAACAtccctgtctttctttttttttcttgatgcatAGGAAAATCATTCTTCCGAGCCGTACAGAAGCGTTTTGAAAACCCCTTTGAAACAAGCAGCTACCTCACATTCGGTGTTGACGGAGCTCCAGCCCGACTGTCAGCCTctcaccacccccccaaaacctaAAGAAATCCTCCCGGCGGATCCATGGACGCCGACTTCCAACCTGAAAATGCTGATTAGCGCAGCCAGTCCGGAGATtaggagcagagagcagagaagAGAGCTGTCAAACAACCCCAGTGAGGTTCTACAGGCAAAACACTGTTTGCAGGTACATTGTAAAGCTGTcttctgtatttacttttttttaaaaaagctagcTGAAGGCTGTTTATTCAGTATAAAAAGCTATACATTAACATGCTGCAACggttttaaaattttgatttcGGAGGATTTACCAAATATAAATAGGGATATTGCCTAGTATATTGCCTAGTTACAATGGGTAAcgttttgctggttttatttcacAGACAAAGGAAAACACCAGTCCTTTGGCACTGCTCACAATAAAGCTGTTAATGATCTACATTTGcacatttattgaaaaaaatttcaaattctCTGTTTCTTATTTCCATGCAGGAGCACTTATCGGGAGACGAATATGAAAAATCTCAACCAAGTCGCAAAGAGAAAAGTCTAGGATTACTGTGTCATAAATTCTTAGCTCGATATCCTGATTACCCCAGCACTGCAGAGAATAATTACATTTGCCTGGATGAAGTAGCTGAAGAGCTTAGTAAGTTGGTGTATATGCTATTATATATTTCCTCATACAGTCGTGCCAATAACCTACGTTTTTGCTCCATAAAATTCTGAGTCCCTGCTGCATACTCACAAACTTATTCAAACCCGTCTTTAAACTCTTCATTCTTAGAgcaattcttttaaaaagctgaagtttcTTCAGTGAGCTGAATTCAGAAACTCTGAATTATGTTTAATATTAAACATCTAAATTACGGCCGGTACCACAAATAACCAGTTGCACTTTTTTGGATCTAGAGATGATGGCTAAGATTAGGGGTTGGATTTTTGCGGCAGGAACTAGCGTTTCTCAAGCTGAACCTATGACTTCCTGTCCAGTCGTGACACCAAAGTGAGAAACAACTTTCTGCTCTCTATGATAATTAAACTTTCTCCTTTGGTATCACTATTTTTAAGTCACGCCAATGATCTACGGAGAATCTGAGTTGCTAACATTaagctgaagctttttttttttatcagagcaATGAAATTAGAGAATTCTACAGATTATAACACTGATAATAGTTACAATTTATACTGCTATAAAATATTTGGTGTCATTATATCTTCAGAATACGTTGGGGGACACAGAAGAGGGATGAATtgcaaattaaacaaaattgtCTATTTTATTTATACTCTGTACAAAATATGACCTCTTTTAGAAAATGCctagtcaaaacaaaacaagaatttaACAGTCAAAAGGACAGTGTGTTAATAGAGTAACGTATACAAGCAAGTTGCAAAACAGTTGTCTACCATGAGTTACCCAGGATATTTAATGAGATGATCTAAAATTGATgcaatgaataattaaaaatggtttgggattttttaaaagctgtattgaAACCCATTGAGTGGCTCTTCTGGCAACAGTAAGTTTTCTTAAGGAACGCTGTAAACCAAGTGTAACTGTGGAAAAGCAAGTCCTTATATCTGAAACAAGAATTGTTTTCCTTGCTGGCGAGATCTATGAGAGCTATTTTCAGAAACCTTTGTAAAGAGGAATTGGCAAAAGTGGCTCAGAAGTGTATTAAGAGAAGGGGGAAGTACAGGTAACTGATGCCTTCTCCGTGCAAACCATGTTTCAGGTAAACGTCTGACGAAACATATTTTATGTAGTCGAGATGTCAcgttcatctttcttttttttttcagatgttgaaCGTAGACGCATATATGATATTGTGAACGTGCTAGAGAGCCTCCACATGGTGAGCCGCCTTGCCAAGAACAGATACACTTGGCACGGGCGACACAATCTCTCCAAAACCCTGCAGGCTTTGAAAAAAGTTGGAGAAGAGAACAAATACACACAACAAATTCAGATGATCAAGAAGAGAGAGTATGAGCACGAATTTGATTTCGATggtgaaagaaatgaagaaatggcaAGATCTTTTGGCTCAAGTGAGCATTCAGAAATGTCTTTTGTCGAGCTCCCAGGAATGGAATTTCGTGCTGGTAATAATAGTCTGTAACGCCAAGAATAATACATCCTTGTAATGATAAATATCTATGAActtggaaaaaacatttattggaccttttttttttttctgaaatgctagTGCTTGAAAAGCACCACAACTGTTTGTGGTGAGAAAAAGTGCTCTACGCTCTTTCAGTTCTCATTCATTCAATTCTTGCACGcgtattttgtttttacagtgcAAGAACAAGGGGGCACCAGGTGAAACTATCAAACGTACCCAACATACAGTCCAATTTGCAGGATTTGTTACCATTGAATGTTATAGAAGCCGAAAGTATAAATTACtcaatctatttttttaatttaggtttgATTAGTGGAAGAAATGTTAATTAAGGGTTGTTAAATACATTGTATAACCTGCAGTTAAGCATCTTTAAGAGTACAACTTGATAGGGAACGTGTATAAGGGGGAACATCGTGCTTCTTTGTAGTTAGACATGGTATCCACCTAATTATCTGATTCTTGCCGTGTAGAAACACGATTTTGGAGTCCACGTCAGCCCTGCCTAGTTGCTGTGTTGTTTGTTGTTATAATAATTGTTAGTGACaaatttcttcagtgttttaaaaatgtgtgtagCTGGCGTGTCACCTAATACTTTAATCCTTTCTCCTGTCTGCTGCAGCGTCAGTAAATAGCAGGAAAGACAAGTCTTTACGAGTGATGAGTCAGAAATTTGTGATGCTGTTTCTTGTGTCGACTCCTCAAATAGTAAGCCTTGAAGTTGCTGCTAAAATCTTGATTGGAGAAGACCAGTTAGAAGACTTAgataaaagcaaatttaaaagtAAGTAAAATGCTGCTGTTGCTGGCTGCTTTTTGATCTTACTCTAAACAGAAATATCAAGTGTAAGCTTAGGTAGTGTAAAATACCATCATCTTTTTCCTGCCATAAAGATATTTGAGCCTCCAAAAACTCACTAAACACCTTGCGCAGTTTTTAATAGGGACCCACTTGTGTATAGTCATGGATCCATAATGACCACGTAAGAGAAAAAGTCCATTAAATCCTCTCTCCTGAATGCCACAAGGCTGCTTACTGGTCAcaatttctctttccctttcctcaagCAGTGTTTCAAAGATTTCACCGACATTTCATGAAAGGTGCCCCAGAATCATGCAAATCTGTGTTCTGCTCATATAAGTTATTTGTTGGAAATCTAAAGAAATTCTGTAAAAGTCCTGTTAATAACTTACACGTGAGAGGAAGTGAAACCCAGTGCTTAACTGCcaattatttcttcattcttttaccCTGCTCTCAGTTCCCTGCatgcttcctccttttcctcttcattCAAATAAAAAGGTACTTCTAGGTCTAGCCGTGTATGTCTAGAATAATCAAAAATGTGCCTGCTCTTGAGGGACCAAGAATTAATTGCGGGTTTCATTGAAAATTACACCCTTCCTTGAGTCTCAGACAGactcaattgctttttttttagtggaattgtgtctatgcaaaaaaaaaaactgatCCTTGTTGGTTTCAGTTCGTAATTTCCTTTCCACTGCATCATGGCAACATAGAGAGAGAGGGTGGGTGTGTGCTCAATAGggagtttttgtttgctttcattctttCGTCTTCTTCCAGGATGTCTTGTCTTgcaataaaagcattttcagggCATTCCATCCGTGTGTCTGTATGTCAGGTATCGCGTGTTTTACTGTGTTCTTGGTTAAGAAGCATAGTCCCAACTTCTACAACGTGCTTGACTTTAAATTTTCAGTAACAGCAGCTTTGGCCTTAGCACATTCACTTTGCAGCCCAGAAGTCACTTGTGATTAGACTGCTGCCTAAAACCTTTCCCCAATTGCTCACCCTGAAGACAGTTAAAAACCACGCAGGATGATTATCCCGGTGGATTTTAGTGTGTCTCTTCCCTCTAGTTCCCATGTTCAGCACTGCGTGTGTGTACCTGCCTTTTAAGCTACTTATTTTCACTACAGAATTTAGAATCCTATTGTATAGGTTTGGTCATTGCACAGAAcctaatttgttttgaaaatgttttttcctatATTTAGCATAATATACTTAGCAGTAATTTCTAGCTCTGTATCTGACATTCTATATTACATATAATTATGTAAATTATAATTTTGTGATATCTTATATTGTGATATGTTATTTCATAGTATAAATACCTGTTCCACAAAATTTTTcgtataaaaaaataataaaaggttttccttttagCTGCTAAAAGGGCGTTATAACTTTTTTAATCTGAACTATGTTAACTTGTTAATCAGAATTGCTATACtttacatttgtttattttatttcagccaAAATTAGGAGACTTTACGACATAGCAAATGTTCTCAGTAGCCTTGAGCTTATCAAGAAAGTTCATGTTAcggaggagagaggcagaaaaccAGCATTCAAGTGGACCGGACCTGAGGTCTTGCCAAATATTCAGGGTAGGTGTATGTgtcatttccttttgttctgctgatgattttgattgtttctttgttttctctgctagAATTTTTTTGACCAAAACACAGAGTAAACTAAGCAGAAAGTTTTTACTAGTCACACCACTGTCCTTGCCAGCGCCGCACACCAGTATGTATTTCCACGTAGTCGATGTACTCATACTGAAACTCTCACGTCTCCATTTTTGCTGCTGCTAGTTCTTCAATAATTATAAGCCAGGCTCAAATAACTGCTTTTCGTTGCTGAATCTGCATACGATACCTATTTACTCTCTgggtttttctctgctttttaggTACAAAACTTGAAACAACTTCTACGATCTCTCCCCGCCCTATTTCAGAATCCATCCCTTCCAAAGAGCAGTGTTCGAAAAACCTTTTTCCTTCAAGAGGAAAGCAAAACTTCACTCGGCATCCATCTTTAATAAAGTTAGTTAAAAGTATAGAGAACGACAGAAGAAAGATCCAGTCTGCTCCCACCAGTCCAGTTAAAATAAGTGCAAGTACGTCTCTTTTTCTAAGTTTGTTTTTAACTCAGATGTAGTCTTGCATTAAATATTCAGACTTGCCATCTTCTCGCAGGAGATACGGATGCGTGGGTATGCCTGCTTACAACAAACATGTCTTAAGAACTGTCAAAAATACACAAGATGGGGAAAAACATACATCGCCTATAAATCTGAGGCCTTACAGGACTGATAGTGAAGACTAAGCTGAACTGATCTGTGTTCAGCGCGTAAGCTCTGCAATTAGTAGAAGCTCTTTCCAGTTTGGTGGACCAAATCCAGGCACAGCTTGTGCAATTGCAGCGAAGTAAATATATTCATTGAGATCTGGACCAAATTCAGCACTCTATAGGGAACTCCAGTTGCCTCTTTCACACCAAATACACGAGGAGTGGCATATTACTATTTTGggtttaaaattaatattaaatccCTTTTAACATATCACTGTCTACGCTTTGTGTGATGTCTTACTAGCTACAAACCTTCTGTTTGTGTAGTGTAGCTGATTCTCTGGATATTGTATCTTTCTGTATGAACTGCTCTAACCCTGGTTTGTTGTGGAAACTGTGCTTTAGATCTTACTATCTAAGCAGTTCTGTATTCCATAAAATTGCCAGAAAATTACCTATCAACATTCACGTTCTCGTTAGGTATCctctttggaggggaaaaaaaaaatggagctgagGCTTTAAAATTTGGTTGACGTAAGCTACCGTCCAATTGATCAAATCCAATCTGGGCTGCAGTTTGAGGATAACATGAAGCCTTAGTGTCTTCTCATTAGATGCGTATGACACGTTAAATAATGTATTCTCCTCAAGCCAAAATTTAACTTTTACATTTGATGTACTaacaggtttgttttgttttccccgcTCCAACCAGGTACTGATCAAAATATATCAGCTTTCCCAAGTAAAATGGCTCAGGTTCCAGTAATTGCTAAACATCAGCTGGAAGGACAATCAAAGTAAGTTAGCACAATTATTAAGGTGAGAAGCTTTATTTTGTCACTGGCTGTTAAGTTAAAGCTAGGCTCCGTTTGAATTGGGCAACAGTCTGCAAAAAAGGGTAATCCCTGATACTGCAGGctattttttcacttattttctgttcagtggaTTGAGAAGTACAAGTTTACGTTAAGTCTTTGTattgcagaaaatacaaatatacgAATGTCAGGGCATTCATTTCTGCATGAAGGTATTAaaaatttttttggctttttttgtttgtttgtggttggttttttttaaggaaagcaaaagagatgaaaatgaaattgTCGAGATCTGCGTTGGACTGTAATTTGTCCTTGCCTGAGGTGGTCCTCAAGCCCCAACCTCCTCGCCCTGCAGCACCCTCTGAGCAGCCGGCTCTCCCGCAGCCACTGGGCGTCTGTCCTCCAAGCCACAGCCCAGTCTCACCAGTCATCCTACCTCAGACGCATTCTGGTGTTTCCTATGCCATTTACCTGCATCCTTCCCCAGCCCACACTGTGACAACGTACAGCCCGAGTTTCATGTTGCAGCCTCTACCGCGTGCTAATTTAACTGGAATTGAAAGTGTTAATTCAAAAGTAGTAAATAAAATATCCACTGAGGAAGGGGACAATCAGATAGCTACAGATGATCCAACAAAGTGCCTGACAGCTAAAGAAAGACCGAATACAAAATCAGAAAATTCATCAGAGCGGTGCCTTAAAAGATCACAAGCATTAcaagagaataatttatttaaaaggtgTAGAAGTGATGAGGAAAGCCTTGATACTTCGCTGGTAAGttcaactatttttaaaatgccatcttGTAGCTTAATGATGTTGTCACCTACTCATTTTCAAAGTGATTTAGGAGCCTAGTGTGTGGGGGtgttttaaataacattatgCTTGAATGGGTTGACATTCATCTGTTGTGCTTGCTGATGTTTGGGGGGCTGTTTACACACACGTGTATCTTTCTCTCTCAAGTATCACATAATCTTACTGGTATTTGCAAAGCATCAGGCAGaataaacagtaaatatttcCGTCTAATGCGCACGTTGACGTTGGATTGTTGTAGGCGTAATAATGCAGCACATGAAGAGAATAAGAGGTTCAGATAACACTTGATGCGTATGGAGAGACGATCTGGatttctttctgctccttggtTGCTGAATGCTTTAGTGGCTCTGTAAATTATTAGTCTGCTTTAAATTGCGCTTGCCAAAACAGTGGTGAAATGTTACCAGCGTGTTGTGACAACACGTGGTGTCAAACGTCCTCGAGCTGTGAAGGAGCAAGAGGGGATAACATGGATCCGGTTGTCTTACTGACTAGAAATGTTTACAGCACAAACTTGGGAatcaggagaaaggagaaaacttgCCTTCCTAATTTTGTATAAATGTCATTGTAGACCTGTAATTGAGAATGTTAAGTCTTACAGTCTCTGCCTTTGTCTTTCTATgtactttttttaaagggagaatcCATTAAAAATGAACGACCACCTTCCAATAGCTCACAAATGAATCGTGAAATGGACAATTTCCAGCCAGAGAGacagaacaaaactgaaacaTTAGGTCAAAACATGGCAAATTGCTCTGACCAGTGTAAAAGAGAAGATATTCCAGAAGATGAGggcaaaatcaaaaccaaacaagacaTACCTGTAGCATTTGCCATTCCTGCTCACGAGGTAAGCTTTGTCAGACCCCACGGCACAGCTTGCCATTACCTGGGAAAACACCACTCGGAGTCTTTGCAAAAGGAACAAATAAACATATAAAGATTGTCTTTGGTTGGATTAATTTTAGTGTGCTGTTAAAATCTTATTTTGTAGGAATGTAGGACTTCTATTTCTGCATTAAGTACAACAGTAAGAGGACACGAAGTGACTTTCATGCTTTCATTGGGATGAAGATCATAACTAAGTAGATGAAGGCAACATTGAGATCCCTTACCTCCCCAGTCCTTTGTTTGTGTATATTTAGTCTCAAATACTTTGATTTACAACAGAATCACATGAAACTCTCTTAGTCAGTAAAATTTGGTATTCTGCAGTTAAGACTTCCTACTGTAGAAAACCTGAATGAAGAACAGTTCTGTTGATGAAAACAGAACTTGTAAA
Encoded here:
- the E2F8 gene encoding transcription factor E2F8 isoform X1, which codes for MQQAEMGTGDKENHSSEPYRSVLKTPLKQAATSHSVLTELQPDCQPLTTPPKPKEILPADPWTPTSNLKMLISAASPEIRSREQRRELSNNPSEVLQAKHCLQEHLSGDEYEKSQPSRKEKSLGLLCHKFLARYPDYPSTAENNYICLDEVAEELNVERRRIYDIVNVLESLHMVSRLAKNRYTWHGRHNLSKTLQALKKVGEENKYTQQIQMIKKREYEHEFDFDGERNEEMARSFGSSEHSEMSFVELPGMEFRAASVNSRKDKSLRVMSQKFVMLFLVSTPQIVSLEVAAKILIGEDQLEDLDKSKFKTKIRRLYDIANVLSSLELIKKVHVTEERGRKPAFKWTGPEVLPNIQGTKLETTSTISPRPISESIPSKEQCSKNLFPSRGKQNFTRHPSLIKLVKSIENDRRKIQSAPTSPVKISASTDQNISAFPSKMAQVPVIAKHQLEGQSKKAKEMKMKLSRSALDCNLSLPEVVLKPQPPRPAAPSEQPALPQPLGVCPPSHSPVSPVILPQTHSGVSYAIYLHPSPAHTVTTYSPSFMLQPLPRANLTGIESVNSKVVNKISTEEGDNQIATDDPTKCLTAKERPNTKSENSSERCLKRSQALQENNLFKRCRSDEESLDTSLGESIKNERPPSNSSQMNREMDNFQPERQNKTETLGQNMANCSDQCKREDIPEDEGKIKTKQDIPVAFAIPAHETFFPSGYLIPLTQCTHGNKAGFPDEEKAGICSLQHTTYSSPIAGVIPMTASELKAVNIPAFHITPLNIMLSPTSIAAAPVLSGSSLNSSNTSSAPNPSSSVLNFTLQHVGLIPAGVQVPANPVLQHVPVSSQPENVSHSSENVNLQEEKPCVPKEPQVPQAATENFFRTPGGPNTGPSLSANSDGTNRISQGTLYIPQRKLEVSED
- the E2F8 gene encoding transcription factor E2F8 isoform X2 produces the protein MQQAEMGTGDKENHSSEPYRSVLKTPLKQAATSHSVLTELQPDCQPLTTPPKPKEILPADPWTPTSNLKMLISAASPEIRSREQRRELSNNPSEVLQAKHCLQEHLSGDEYEKSQPSRKEKSLGLLCHKFLARYPDYPSTAENNYICLDEVAEELNVERRRIYDIVNVLESLHMVSRLAKNRYTWHGRHNLSKTLQALKKVGEENKYTQQIQMIKKREYEHEFDFDGERNEEMARSFGSTSVNSRKDKSLRVMSQKFVMLFLVSTPQIVSLEVAAKILIGEDQLEDLDKSKFKTKIRRLYDIANVLSSLELIKKVHVTEERGRKPAFKWTGPEVLPNIQGTKLETTSTISPRPISESIPSKEQCSKNLFPSRGKQNFTRHPSLIKLVKSIENDRRKIQSAPTSPVKISASTDQNISAFPSKMAQVPVIAKHQLEGQSKKAKEMKMKLSRSALDCNLSLPEVVLKPQPPRPAAPSEQPALPQPLGVCPPSHSPVSPVILPQTHSGVSYAIYLHPSPAHTVTTYSPSFMLQPLPRANLTGIESVNSKVVNKISTEEGDNQIATDDPTKCLTAKERPNTKSENSSERCLKRSQALQENNLFKRCRSDEESLDTSLGESIKNERPPSNSSQMNREMDNFQPERQNKTETLGQNMANCSDQCKREDIPEDEGKIKTKQDIPVAFAIPAHETFFPSGYLIPLTQCTHGNKAGFPDEEKAGICSLQHTTYSSPIAGVIPMTASELKAVNIPAFHITPLNIMLSPTSIAAAPVLSGSSLNSSNTSSAPNPSSSVLNFTLQHVGLIPAGVQVPANPVLQHVPVSSQPENVSHSSENVNLQEEKPCVPKEPQVPQAATENFFRTPGGPNTGPSLSANSDGTNRISQGTLYIPQRKLEVSED